A window of the Lactuca sativa cultivar Salinas chromosome 5, Lsat_Salinas_v11, whole genome shotgun sequence genome harbors these coding sequences:
- the LOC111897534 gene encoding trihelix transcription factor ASR3, whose product MEHDGVGALRTRSKVAPDWTVEESLILVNEVSAVEADCGDTLASFQKWKIIVENCNALGVNRNLNQCRRKWDSLLSDYKKIKQSGSKKVSFNSELFKVIEWYVRDYEGGYDTDPDSDPEALPEPVLASFLQSASKKQRSKIIPQKRTIEETPKPKKPIKTEERKVEEYSSIPTNNTLNIISRPKEINHEDQEQIMAENLRENAELIEAIVKQDLINGGSNEELTRVNGDKLIVCLSNLVVALDRLSKFV is encoded by the exons ATGGAGCACGACGGCGTTGGTGCCCTCCGTACTCGGTCGAAGGTGGCACCCGATTGGACAGTGGAGGAATCCCTTATTCTGGTCAACGAGGTATCTGCGGTGGAAGCTGATTGCGGCGACACCCTCGCTTCCTTCCAGAAATGGAAGATCATCGTCGAGAATTGCAACGCGTTGGGCGTGAATCGCAATCTGAACCAGTGTCGTAGGAAGTGGGACTCTTTGCTATCCGATTACAAGAAAATCAAACAGTCTGGATCCAAAAAGGTGAGTTTCAATTCCGAGTTGTTTAAGGTGATTGAATGGTACGTGAGGGACTACGAAGGTGGATATGATACGGATCCCGATAGTGATCCTGAGGCGCTTCCGGAGCCTGTTCTTGCTTCCTTTCTACAATCTG cttcaaagaaacaaagatcaaagataatacctcaaaagcgCACCATAGAAGAGACACCAAAGCCAAAGAAACCCATCAAAACCGAAGAGAGGAAAGTGGAGGAATACAGTTCAATACCAACAAACAACACTTTGAATATAATCTCAAGACCCAAAGAAATCAACCATGAGGATCAAGAACAGATAATGGCTGAAAATCTTAGAGAAAATGCAGAGTTAATCGAAGCTATTGTGAAACAAGATTTAATCAATGGTGGATCTAATGAGGAGTTGACTAGAGTCAATGGTGATAAATTGATTGTTTGCCTTAGCAATCTTGTTGTTGCCCTTGATCGCCTTTCTAAATTTGTTTGA